A window from Chryseobacterium vaccae encodes these proteins:
- a CDS encoding pyruvate decarboxylase, with product MKKIIFFTAVSTFLLIGFTSVKAQKSNNDKTKKVLYFNPEVEPDIDEIKEPTNQAFFSAVSDNFSNRKNKMLRAGVQIPFDTIEKQTITDYCVNNDADFAVVPKVKYFKVGIGKYVFSNQVVVSMKLFDAVGNLVTETDYDTYRKNMRLLGSTENSIKIGTDGAIKGILKKLRKLKYAEGVEL from the coding sequence ATGAAAAAAATTATATTTTTTACAGCAGTCAGCACTTTTTTATTAATCGGCTTTACTTCAGTGAAGGCGCAGAAAAGCAACAACGACAAAACGAAAAAGGTTTTATACTTTAATCCCGAGGTAGAACCTGACATTGACGAAATCAAAGAACCCACCAATCAGGCTTTTTTCAGCGCTGTTTCAGACAATTTCAGCAACAGAAAAAACAAAATGCTAAGAGCCGGTGTACAAATCCCTTTTGATACCATTGAAAAACAAACCATCACGGATTATTGTGTCAACAATGACGCTGATTTTGCGGTGGTTCCAAAAGTAAAATATTTTAAAGTCGGTATCGGTAAATATGTATTCTCCAATCAGGTTGTTGTCAGCATGAAGCTTTTTGATGCTGTAGGAAATCTTGTAACAGAAACAGATTATGATACCTATCGTAAAAATATGCGGCTTCTCGGTTCTACTGAAAACTCCATTAAAATAGGAACAGATGGTGCCATTAAGGGGATCCTTAAAAAATTACGTAAGCTTAAATACGCTGAGGGAGTAGAATTGTAA
- a CDS encoding bacteriocin-like protein encodes MKNSNLKKITRDQQKQINGGALKRCSETVPCTVGWCCNSVCKPYICIEA; translated from the coding sequence ATGAAAAATTCAAACCTAAAGAAAATCACGAGAGATCAGCAGAAACAGATCAACGGTGGGGCTCTCAAAAGATGCAGTGAAACCGTACCCTGCACTGTAGGATGGTGCTGCAACAGTGTATGTAAACCATATATCTGCATTGAAGCCTGA
- the mgtE gene encoding magnesium transporter, with protein sequence MNSRDELILNPADIAETLSGLPADERLLAFLKVPKEYKAEVFSHLDPDFQEDTIRSIGSDDVSEILNAMTPDDRTSLFEDFPDELIKYSINHLNPQERRIALKLLGYNSDSIARLMTPYYIQIRKEWTVKRCLQQIKKVGKRVETMNHLYVVDERNRLIDDIALGSLLLAEEDTLISDITDNHFVAITTTTSKEDAVTYFEKYDRTALPIITEAGVLVGIVTIDDILDQIEQQNTEDIQKFGGLEALDLPYTQTSLIEMVKKRGTWLIILFFSEMLTASAMGYFEDEIQKAVVLALFVPLIISSGGNSGSQAATLIIRAMALQEIGLKDWWYVMKKEIFTGLFLGGILGIIGFLRIMVWHEAGFFNYGQYWPFVGLSVGVSLVMIVLWGTLSGSMVPFILKKLNLDPATSSAPFVATLVDVTGLIIYFSVAGLFLTGKLL encoded by the coding sequence TTGAATTCCAGAGACGAACTTATCTTAAATCCTGCCGATATTGCCGAAACTCTCAGCGGACTTCCTGCTGACGAGAGGCTGCTGGCATTTTTGAAGGTTCCTAAGGAGTATAAAGCAGAAGTTTTTTCTCATCTTGATCCGGACTTTCAAGAAGATACCATCAGAAGTATTGGAAGCGATGATGTTTCTGAGATTCTGAACGCCATGACGCCGGATGACAGGACTTCCCTTTTTGAGGATTTTCCCGACGAGCTGATCAAGTACTCTATCAACCATCTTAATCCACAGGAAAGAAGAATCGCTTTGAAACTTCTGGGCTACAACTCAGATTCCATTGCCCGCCTGATGACCCCTTATTACATCCAGATCCGTAAGGAATGGACAGTGAAACGATGTCTTCAGCAAATTAAAAAGGTAGGAAAAAGAGTGGAAACCATGAACCACCTGTATGTGGTAGATGAAAGAAACCGTCTTATTGACGATATTGCTTTAGGAAGCCTTCTTTTAGCCGAAGAAGATACCCTGATCTCTGATATCACCGATAATCATTTTGTAGCCATTACCACCACTACTTCCAAGGAAGATGCCGTAACCTATTTTGAAAAGTACGACAGAACTGCATTGCCGATTATTACGGAAGCCGGTGTACTGGTAGGTATCGTAACTATTGATGACATCCTCGATCAGATTGAACAGCAGAACACGGAAGACATCCAGAAATTCGGGGGGCTTGAAGCTTTGGACCTTCCTTATACCCAGACTTCTCTCATAGAAATGGTCAAAAAAAGAGGAACCTGGCTGATTATCCTTTTCTTCTCTGAAATGCTTACCGCTTCGGCGATGGGATATTTTGAAGATGAGATCCAGAAAGCTGTAGTATTGGCTTTATTTGTTCCGTTGATCATTTCCAGTGGAGGAAATTCCGGTTCTCAGGCAGCTACCCTGATCATCAGAGCCATGGCGCTTCAGGAAATAGGATTAAAAGATTGGTGGTATGTAATGAAAAAAGAGATCTTTACCGGACTTTTCCTGGGTGGAATTCTTGGAATCATCGGATTTTTAAGAATTATGGTCTGGCATGAAGCAGGATTTTTCAATTATGGGCAATACTGGCCGTTTGTAGGACTAAGCGTGGGCGTTTCCTTGGTGATGATTGTACTTTGGGGAACACTTTCCGGTTCTATGGTTCCTTTTATTCTTAAAAAATTAAACCTTGACCCTGCTACTTCTTCTGCTCCTTTTGTGGCAACTTTAGTAGATGTAACGGGGCTTATCATTTATTTTTCTGTAGCCGGACTTTTCCTGACCGGAAAACTTTTGTAA
- a CDS encoding ABC transporter substrate-binding protein, with the protein MKIVSLVPSITEALFDLGLTENEVVGRTKFCIHPQDKIKDVTIIGGTKNINIEKIKSLQPDLILANKEENIKEQVEALMDDFKVMVTNVETIEDNYYLLKNLGKLLNQEERAQLFNLKIYDILNQSKLDTPVKAAYLIWKNPYMTIGSDTFIHKIMSEIGFENIFKDKTRYPEIRTEDLADADVIMLSSEPFPFKEKHIEELKAFYPDKKIMIVDGEAFSWYGTHIAKCEAYFKELIEEIRTVQNLS; encoded by the coding sequence ATGAAAATTGTTTCTCTTGTTCCTTCTATCACAGAAGCATTGTTTGATCTGGGCCTCACCGAAAATGAAGTTGTTGGCAGAACTAAATTCTGTATTCATCCACAGGATAAAATAAAAGATGTAACCATCATTGGTGGAACAAAAAACATCAATATTGAAAAAATAAAATCTTTACAACCTGACCTGATCCTTGCCAACAAGGAAGAAAATATCAAGGAACAGGTAGAAGCTTTAATGGATGATTTCAAGGTAATGGTAACCAATGTTGAAACTATTGAAGACAATTATTATCTCTTAAAAAACCTTGGAAAACTTCTGAACCAGGAAGAAAGAGCTCAACTTTTCAATCTTAAAATCTACGATATTCTCAATCAGTCAAAACTTGATACTCCGGTAAAGGCAGCCTATCTTATCTGGAAAAACCCTTATATGACTATTGGTTCTGATACTTTTATTCATAAAATCATGTCCGAAATCGGTTTTGAAAATATTTTCAAAGATAAAACCCGCTATCCTGAAATCAGAACGGAAGATCTGGCAGATGCAGATGTGATTATGCTGTCTTCAGAGCCTTTTCCATTCAAAGAAAAACATATTGAGGAGCTGAAAGCATTTTACCCTGATAAAAAGATTATGATTGTAGATGGGGAAGCCTTTTCATGGTATGGAACGCATATCGCTAAGTGTGAAGCTTATTTTAAAGAATTAATAGAAGAAATCCGTACAGTACAGAACTTATCCTGA
- a CDS encoding GAF domain-containing protein, giving the protein MSELKKRLSSILESPKHNTEEKLQKVCHLLDQEISYFNWTGFYFKNGDKDELILGPYVGAPTDHIIIPYGKGICGQVAVSNETFVVPDVHQESNYLSCSIDTKAEIVVPIFKDGKNIGQIDIDSHKINPFTAEDRELLEWLCNEVSKIL; this is encoded by the coding sequence ATGTCAGAATTAAAGAAAAGACTTTCGTCCATTCTTGAAAGTCCCAAGCATAATACAGAAGAAAAACTGCAGAAAGTATGTCACCTGCTGGATCAGGAGATTTCCTATTTCAACTGGACCGGATTTTATTTTAAAAACGGAGATAAGGATGAGCTGATCTTAGGACCTTACGTAGGAGCACCTACCGATCATATCATTATTCCTTACGGAAAAGGGATCTGCGGGCAGGTTGCTGTTTCCAATGAAACATTTGTAGTTCCTGATGTTCACCAGGAAAGTAATTACTTAAGCTGTTCAATTGATACAAAAGCAGAAATTGTAGTTCCTATTTTCAAAGACGGGAAAAACATTGGTCAGATCGACATTGATTCTCATAAGATCAATCCGTTTACAGCCGAAGACCGGGAACTCTTAGAATGGCTTTGCAACGAAGTTTCCAAAATTTTGTAA
- a CDS encoding TonB-dependent receptor, which yields MYQKLTPKQKALTINLDPSIYGTFAEIGAGQETVRHFFRAGGASGTIAKAMSAYDKDFSDAIYGKEVKNRYVTQNRLRKMLRYEVALIEERISRENNPNRKFFSYANTVTTINFDKTIKGHGWVGIRFQVKENEDYNEIVIHVKFKENDATLQQETLGNLGVNLIFGAFNYFDNPRTLIESLYDDIAKDNLEIDMIDFNGPAFAYVDNRLMSLQLVKNGMTDAVIFNSEGNNMLPADVLYKKNIFAVRGSFRPVTKVNIDMLQNGLDMFLKDATCTHEETEVLIEITISNLRADGDIDERDFLDRVDILGKLGYTVIISNFSEYYRLIDYFASYTTGDIGVAMGVNNLLMVFDEKYYKDMSGGILEAFGKFFRNGMRVYLYPYKDPETHELLDASNLKVEENLKELYKYFKHNNRIVDITNYNPEFLEIYSREILRKIACCVKGWENQVPDGVAEMIKDRGMFGYKEELSLKQFS from the coding sequence ATGTATCAGAAATTAACTCCTAAGCAAAAAGCATTAACAATTAATCTAGATCCTAGTATTTATGGTACTTTCGCAGAAATTGGAGCAGGACAGGAAACCGTTCGACATTTTTTTAGAGCAGGGGGAGCTTCTGGTACAATTGCTAAAGCGATGTCTGCTTACGACAAAGATTTTAGTGATGCGATCTACGGAAAAGAGGTAAAAAACAGATATGTTACCCAGAACAGACTTCGTAAAATGCTGCGTTATGAAGTAGCATTAATTGAAGAACGTATTTCAAGGGAAAATAATCCCAATAGAAAGTTTTTTTCCTATGCCAATACGGTAACGACGATCAATTTCGATAAAACCATCAAAGGCCACGGCTGGGTAGGAATCCGTTTTCAGGTAAAAGAAAATGAAGATTACAACGAGATCGTGATCCATGTGAAATTCAAGGAAAATGATGCTACTTTACAACAGGAAACTTTAGGGAATCTTGGAGTAAATCTTATTTTTGGTGCCTTCAATTATTTTGATAATCCAAGAACCCTGATCGAGTCTCTATACGACGATATCGCAAAAGATAATCTGGAAATTGACATGATCGATTTCAACGGCCCTGCGTTTGCTTATGTAGACAACAGGCTCATGTCTCTGCAGCTCGTTAAAAACGGGATGACAGATGCTGTGATCTTCAATTCCGAGGGGAATAATATGCTTCCTGCCGATGTGTTGTACAAGAAAAACATATTTGCGGTACGAGGAAGTTTCAGACCCGTTACAAAAGTAAATATCGATATGCTTCAGAACGGTCTGGATATGTTTTTGAAAGATGCCACCTGTACCCATGAAGAAACAGAAGTACTTATTGAAATCACCATTTCAAACCTTAGGGCAGACGGGGATATTGACGAACGGGATTTCCTCGACAGGGTAGATATCCTCGGTAAATTAGGATATACCGTTATTATTTCCAACTTCTCAGAATATTACAGACTGATTGATTACTTTGCTTCTTACACTACAGGAGATATTGGTGTTGCGATGGGCGTAAACAACCTTTTGATGGTATTTGATGAAAAGTATTACAAAGATATGTCGGGTGGAATTCTGGAGGCTTTCGGGAAATTCTTCAGAAACGGAATGAGAGTGTATCTGTATCCGTATAAAGATCCTGAAACCCATGAACTGCTTGATGCATCTAACCTTAAAGTAGAAGAAAACTTAAAAGAACTCTATAAATATTTCAAACATAATAACCGTATCGTAGATATTACCAACTACAATCCGGAATTTTTAGAGATCTATTCAAGAGAAATATTAAGAAAAATTGCATGCTGTGTCAAAGGCTGGGAAAACCAGGTTCCTGATGGCGTTGCAGAAATGATAAAAGACCGTGGAATGTTCGGATACAAAGAAGAACTTTCCCTAAAACAATTCTCTTAA
- a CDS encoding MBL fold metallo-hydrolase — protein MKLKFLGTGTSQGVPVIGCTCEVCTSKNPKDQRFRSSVMITTEENKKILIDCGPDFRQQMLINHENHVDIALITHEHNDHVIGLDDMRPLIFKSGKDVPLYCYPRVAHEIKNRFPYAFADVRYPGAPAFELHEIENQPFHVLDTEITPVEVIHYKITVFGYKFKKLAYITDAGFISETEKEKLKNLDVLILNCIRKFDPHPAHFILPDVINLFEELKPKQLFLTHISHHLGLHDVEDKQLPSGMHLAYDGLEIEF, from the coding sequence ATGAAGTTGAAATTTTTAGGAACCGGAACTTCACAGGGTGTGCCCGTCATAGGCTGTACCTGCGAAGTATGCACTTCCAAAAATCCCAAAGATCAACGTTTCCGCTCTTCTGTGATGATCACTACAGAAGAAAATAAAAAAATCCTGATCGACTGCGGTCCGGATTTCAGGCAGCAGATGCTGATTAACCATGAAAACCATGTGGATATTGCACTGATCACCCATGAGCATAATGACCATGTAATCGGGCTTGATGATATGCGTCCGCTGATCTTCAAAAGCGGAAAAGATGTTCCTCTTTACTGCTATCCAAGAGTAGCCCACGAAATCAAAAACCGTTTCCCTTACGCATTTGCTGATGTAAGGTATCCCGGTGCACCTGCATTTGAGCTTCATGAAATCGAAAACCAGCCTTTTCATGTTCTGGATACGGAAATCACTCCTGTTGAGGTGATTCATTATAAAATTACGGTCTTCGGATATAAATTTAAAAAGCTGGCTTATATTACAGATGCCGGTTTTATTTCAGAGACAGAAAAGGAAAAGTTAAAAAACCTGGATGTGCTGATCCTAAATTGTATCAGAAAATTTGATCCGCATCCTGCCCATTTTATCCTTCCGGACGTGATCAATCTGTTTGAGGAGCTGAAACCTAAACAATTATTTTTAACCCACATCAGCCATCACCTCGGACTGCATGATGTTGAAGATAAGCAGCTTCCATCCGGAATGCACCTTGCCTACGACGGACTGGAAATTGAATTTTAA
- a CDS encoding recombinase family protein: MKKADLYIRVSTDEQADKGYSQRDQEERLKRYCENNSITIGQIIYEDYSAKTFNRPEWIKLLDTLKRKSSKTNLLLFTKWDRFSRNAGDAYQMINILRKINVEPQAIEQPLDLSIPENKMMLAIYLAAPEVENDRRALNTYYGMRRAKKEGRLMGRAPYGYVNRITENGKKYVTPKEPEASNMQWAFNEMSKGVYSASQIMDMMNRKEGKSVKISAFLASLRNTAYCGKIYVEQFNEEEAHFVTSIHEPLISEELFEKVQCIMDGNVNPARPNVKILSDDNLPLRGFLVCPECGHLVTGSASTGRSGNKYYYYHCKSPCSYRYKSEILNSKFLEILQSLEMRASIKNYLKKVLERNFEKLINNPPKERKAILLDIDRLNSRLKQARNKLMQEVIDDEDYLEIKTDCKRQIEKLEAKLTKGKDNKKIDFQKLLDQALSNLVDLGKVYTDGDIEVKRKIIGSIFPEKLQFSKNHYRTTRPNVLLSYIYQINNELGTKKNRKESELSPLSGLVPRTGIEPVLLRTGV, translated from the coding sequence ATGAAAAAAGCCGACTTATATATTCGTGTGTCAACTGATGAGCAAGCAGATAAGGGATACTCGCAAAGAGATCAGGAGGAACGATTGAAACGTTACTGTGAAAACAATAGCATTACAATTGGTCAAATCATTTATGAAGATTATTCAGCAAAGACCTTTAATAGACCAGAGTGGATCAAATTATTGGATACACTTAAGAGAAAAAGCTCAAAAACAAATCTGCTGCTTTTTACAAAATGGGATCGCTTCAGCAGGAATGCTGGAGATGCTTATCAAATGATTAATATACTTAGGAAAATTAACGTAGAACCGCAGGCCATTGAACAACCTTTAGATCTTTCAATTCCAGAAAATAAAATGATGTTGGCTATATATCTTGCTGCGCCAGAAGTTGAAAACGACAGGCGCGCTTTGAATACTTATTATGGAATGCGCCGTGCTAAAAAAGAAGGCAGATTAATGGGAAGGGCACCTTACGGCTATGTTAACAGAATAACGGAGAATGGAAAAAAGTATGTAACCCCGAAGGAACCGGAAGCTTCTAACATGCAGTGGGCATTTAACGAAATGTCCAAAGGCGTATATTCAGCGAGCCAGATAATGGATATGATGAACAGAAAGGAAGGAAAGTCAGTTAAGATAAGTGCCTTTCTTGCTAGTTTACGCAATACTGCATATTGTGGGAAAATTTACGTGGAACAATTCAATGAAGAGGAGGCTCATTTTGTTACAAGTATTCATGAGCCTTTGATCAGTGAAGAATTATTCGAAAAAGTTCAATGTATAATGGATGGAAATGTCAATCCAGCCAGACCCAACGTAAAAATATTGTCTGACGATAATTTACCGTTACGAGGTTTTCTAGTTTGTCCAGAATGTGGTCATTTGGTTACCGGTAGTGCATCTACGGGACGTTCGGGAAATAAATATTATTATTACCATTGCAAGTCTCCGTGTTCATACCGTTACAAATCTGAAATTCTAAATTCTAAATTTTTAGAGATATTGCAGTCATTGGAAATGCGTGCATCTATAAAAAATTATTTGAAAAAGGTGCTGGAGCGAAATTTTGAAAAATTAATCAATAATCCCCCAAAAGAAAGGAAAGCAATTCTATTAGATATAGATCGTTTAAACAGCAGATTGAAACAGGCAAGAAATAAACTGATGCAGGAGGTAATTGATGATGAAGATTATCTTGAAATTAAGACCGACTGTAAAAGGCAAATTGAAAAGCTCGAAGCTAAATTAACTAAAGGAAAAGATAATAAGAAAATAGATTTTCAAAAACTACTAGACCAAGCATTATCGAACCTAGTAGACCTCGGGAAAGTGTATACTGATGGGGATATCGAGGTAAAACGTAAAATAATTGGTTCGATATTTCCTGAAAAATTGCAATTTTCAAAAAATCATTATCGAACCACCCGGCCCAATGTTTTGCTCTCTTATATATATCAGATAAACAATGAGTTAGGCACGAAAAAAAACCGGAAAGAAAGTGAATTATCACCTCTTTCCGGTCTTGTACCCAGGACCGGGATCGAACCGGTACTCCTAAGAACTGGTGTTTGA
- a CDS encoding JAB domain-containing protein yields the protein MDFNIVNEIKLIYSRKGNSEKLISCSRAAVDVFRQYFDSDEIDYRESFFALYLNQANKVLGIKKISESGITSTIVDVRIIMQAALLCNATAIIVAHNHPSGNLKPSAEDLKITLSIKSASEFLNIKLLDHCILTSTDYMSFADEGHL from the coding sequence ATGGATTTTAATATTGTCAATGAAATAAAATTAATCTACTCACGAAAAGGAAATTCTGAGAAATTAATAAGCTGTTCACGTGCTGCCGTTGATGTATTTCGTCAATACTTTGACTCTGATGAAATAGATTATAGAGAATCATTCTTTGCATTGTACCTAAATCAGGCAAACAAAGTTTTAGGTATCAAGAAAATATCTGAATCCGGTATTACCTCAACAATAGTTGATGTAAGAATTATTATGCAAGCAGCCCTATTGTGCAATGCAACTGCCATTATAGTAGCACATAATCACCCCTCAGGAAATTTAAAACCCTCAGCGGAAGATTTAAAAATTACTCTGAGCATAAAAAGTGCATCAGAATTTTTAAATATTAAATTATTAGATCATTGTATTTTAACTTCAACAGATTATATGTCGTTTGCCGATGAAGGACATCTTTGA
- a CDS encoding DUF3872 domain-containing protein has product MQYILNHKFKLLLGCFIIPVMILLLIQSCEKDNLEIQQNFPFEVEVMPVQKYISKGETIEIRCRIIPGGNYAGTTYSIRYFQSEGVGSLRLFDNPSFVPNDFYPLSKKEFRLYYTSESSVSQSFDIWISDNMGNKQEVNFQFNPQSIGTL; this is encoded by the coding sequence ATGCAATATATACTTAATCATAAATTTAAATTATTGTTAGGGTGTTTCATCATTCCAGTGATGATCTTATTACTTATACAATCATGTGAGAAGGATAATTTGGAAATTCAGCAGAATTTTCCTTTTGAGGTAGAGGTGATGCCTGTTCAGAAATACATTTCTAAAGGTGAAACTATAGAGATCAGATGCCGTATTATTCCGGGTGGGAATTATGCGGGTACTACTTACTCGATACGATATTTTCAGTCTGAAGGGGTTGGAAGTTTGCGGTTATTTGACAATCCATCCTTTGTCCCTAATGATTTCTATCCACTAAGTAAAAAGGAATTCAGATTATACTATACTTCCGAATCTTCAGTCTCTCAAAGTTTTGATATTTGGATTTCGGATAATATGGGTAATAAGCAGGAAGTGAATTTCCAGTTTAATCCTCAAAGTATAGGAACTTTATAA
- a CDS encoding conjugal transfer protein TraO: MNRLLIAMLFVLTVSSKSFAQQMTPKQKGFEISYSIYPSSPKKQNYVLTAGLISYGKNGNYLFGLAEYSRNYHEYANYEIPIEMFLFNGGYSFYIWGDIMRNVNLNLGIGGLAGYEQINKGNELLYDGSMLTVTDNFIYGVNGKLSIESYLTPHLVFLVNGQLRYLKNSQMAQLHALFGVGIRCNF, translated from the coding sequence ATGAACAGATTATTGATAGCAATGCTTTTCGTTTTAACAGTGAGTTCAAAGTCATTTGCACAGCAGATGACTCCGAAGCAAAAAGGATTTGAAATATCCTATTCTATATATCCTAGTTCTCCCAAAAAACAAAATTATGTTTTAACAGCAGGGCTTATTTCTTATGGAAAGAACGGGAATTATTTGTTTGGGCTGGCAGAATATAGCAGAAATTATCATGAGTATGCCAACTACGAAATCCCGATAGAAATGTTTCTGTTCAATGGAGGATACAGTTTTTATATATGGGGGGATATTATGAGAAATGTCAATCTTAATTTGGGAATTGGCGGTCTGGCAGGTTATGAACAGATTAATAAAGGCAATGAATTGCTGTATGACGGTTCAATGCTTACTGTAACAGATAACTTTATTTATGGAGTAAATGGTAAGTTGTCTATTGAAAGCTATCTGACACCGCATTTGGTCTTTCTGGTCAACGGACAACTTCGCTATTTGAAAAATAGTCAGATGGCGCAGTTACATGCTCTATTTGGTGTTGGAATAAGATGTAATTTTTAA
- the traN gene encoding conjugative transposon protein TraN, with amino-acid sequence MNTLKSRYILIILFLLFISRAFGQDSVMTYVSLEGAKLEPFRMQVTYSKTTHVIFPSTIKYVDLGSDLLVANKAEPIGNVLRVKSAVRDFEEETNFSVITEDGKFYSFDVFYSAYPDILSYDLVKMQRSIEREYSTDVLFEDLKGSSSSLTELIMESLYRKSRKTIKHIASKSFGIQFSVRALHVSDNKFYFTLQVDNSSNIAYHIDLINFKIADKKNLKRTVIQDKLLEPIRVYTPSVTATRHSNLIGVYLLEQFTLLEDQVLEIEILERNGGRHQKIQLENKELIHAKPINSLNFKTN; translated from the coding sequence ATGAATACACTAAAGAGCCGTTATATTCTCATTATTCTGTTTCTGCTGTTTATAAGCAGAGCATTTGGTCAGGATTCCGTGATGACCTATGTTTCATTGGAAGGGGCAAAGCTGGAACCTTTCAGGATGCAAGTGACTTACAGTAAAACCACTCATGTGATTTTTCCTTCCACAATTAAATACGTTGATCTGGGAAGCGATCTTTTGGTTGCTAATAAAGCAGAACCTATCGGAAATGTTCTTCGGGTTAAGTCGGCCGTCAGGGATTTTGAAGAAGAAACCAATTTTTCAGTCATTACAGAAGATGGAAAATTTTACAGTTTTGATGTCTTTTACAGTGCATATCCTGATATCCTCAGTTACGATCTTGTCAAGATGCAGAGAAGCATTGAAAGGGAATATTCAACCGATGTACTTTTTGAAGATCTCAAAGGAAGCTCTTCATCACTTACAGAATTGATTATGGAAAGCCTGTATCGAAAGAGCCGAAAAACCATTAAACATATTGCGTCAAAGAGCTTCGGTATTCAGTTTTCTGTCCGTGCATTACACGTGAGTGACAATAAATTCTACTTTACCTTACAGGTTGATAACAGCAGCAATATAGCTTATCATATTGATTTAATCAATTTTAAAATTGCAGATAAGAAGAATTTAAAGAGAACCGTTATTCAGGATAAGTTGTTGGAACCAATTAGAGTTTACACTCCTTCTGTGACTGCAACTCGCCATTCCAATCTTATAGGAGTTTATTTACTGGAGCAATTCACTTTGTTAGAGGATCAGGTTTTGGAGATTGAAATTCTTGAAAGAAACGGAGGACGGCACCAAAAAATTCAGCTTGAGAATAAGGAACTGATCCATGCGAAACCGATCAATAGTTTAAATTTTAAAACCAACTAA